The Solenopsis invicta isolate M01_SB chromosome 1, UNIL_Sinv_3.0, whole genome shotgun sequence DNA segment TGAAGTACGAACCATGGTATGAATTggtgagtcggccgcggtggcgcttagatataacgcctgcggccgcacttgactcacgagaaatcccccgcggcgtggccgcctagcggtagcgccagcactcacttgttcgcGTGGGGTcttacacacggcgggaccgaatattgtcatgtcaccaaattgtctataataagctgcaatttagaatctttaacaatattcaccaaatattctacttcttgtattaaacttttgatatcatacgTGCCATCATTTTGATGACATATTGCTGTCATTATGATATATACGAATGCAAGCTCATGACGAGCTGACAGTTTGCTGTCAacatgatatgttattattaataaacgtttgctcttaacatttcattaactgaTGTTGTGTTTTTGCTCTCCTGTTGCTGActcagttttacgttaaattttgtAGCCAGCAAATTGCCTGCAAATCCACAACAATACATGCAATGCATTAGATTGCCCGATGTGCtggggggtcgatcatgaaactttttccctagtgTGAACTtgtgaaaaagtgaaaatttccacaaaaatgaaaaatttcacgTGAAAATGGTTTTAATGGTGAAAAAGCAGCTTTTTTCGCTAAATGCaaccaattttaatattaaattaaaattaatcggcTATAATGGCTGCTGCATGGTGGATTATTTTTGAGGAAGAAGAATATCAAAGAGAAGAAAATCCAGAAAATCCTGTACGAATAATGcgtaaaattttaagagatacTCAAGATCCATTTGACATACCAGAAAAAccgtttcaaaaattatacaggtaataataaatgtaattattatattgcttaattttaaactttttataaatgtaataatgtgtATATATGCTATTATTAGCAAGTAAGCATTTCAtcacgaataaaaaatattatcgaatATATTTATAGGTTATCTCGAGAGGCAGCAATGAGACTGTGCCATGATTTATTGCCACATATACCTGAAGGAAGGAGACATACAGCGATACCCCGTGAATTAAAGGtagtaatttttcatatttacaaCCTATCCTTACAACTATAATTGCAACCTATCcattcaattataattacaagttACTAatcaataacataaaaaatctaacaaatgtttataattgtatattttacgaatttaaatattttttatatttattttgtcttgTAAACACTTTTGTTTTGTCCATGCTAGCAAATAATAAGCATTATTTCTGAATAGGTCTTTGCAACTTTAAGTTTTTTGGCCTCAGGGTCTTATCAACGtcgcattggccaagatttttTAACTTGCATGTGCCAAGCATCAATATCTGCAGCAATTTATGTTGTTGTGGAGGCACTTAATCAAATAATGAGGCATTGGATTAAATTTCCTCAACTACATCATGAACTGGAACATATTAAAGAGCAGTAAGTTAATATTAGATAAACCTaatatgtaaaagtaaaaattaattggtaACAGTATTATTTTTCCAGATTTTGGACTCATTGTGGGTTTCCTGGTGCAATAGGTGCTGTTGATGGCACACATGTCGCTATTTGGCCTCCAGAAAAGGAACgagaacatttatatattaaccgAAAATTATACCATTCGTTAAATGTTTTGGTAGTAAGTATTATGTATTGAGTAGTATATTATTAgcataaaaactaaattattattgcgttattatttattattatcatattattgtttttaaataaataccctaaatatttatactttaaggTTTCtgattattatgaaaaaatattaagtgtAAATAGTGGACATGGGGGAAGAATACGCATGATGCACGCGTATGGAATGCTTCAATTGTTTCGGTACATTTAGAGCAACAATATAATAATGGACGAAGAAATAGTTGGTTGTTAGGTATATTATCtatttagttatatattttaggaatatatgtagaaatacatataaattttataatgaagaaaaaatttatgtataattatatacgtgTGAAATGCTTATATTGCATAACTTTTCAGGAGACTCAGGTTACCCTTTGTTACCTTATTTAATGACGCCAAAATTAGGTCAACCTGAAGAATCACCTTCTGGTCGTTACACTAATGCTCACGTAAGAGCACGCTCAAGTGTTGAACGAACTATAGGAATCTTGAAGGGACGATGGAGGTGTTTGAGAAAGGAAAGAGGACTCCATTATTCACCAGAATTTTCTGGTAGgaattttatacacacacacacacacacacacacacacacacacacatacacacataataAGGCAAATCCATATATTCAAAGATTTAagaacatattataattttagcacTCATTATCAATGCTTGTTGCGTACTTCACAACGTGGCGAAATTCTACAACGTTCCTGAACCTGAagtatattatgataattttgatATAGAAGGAAATGGAATATGGCGCAATGAGAATAGAAATGGTCACGACATTCGAGAAAGTatcatatatttgtattttaattaagtatatatttgtaatacaaaTTGACATTTTATTTCAGTCATTTCCAAATATCctaatcttataataaattttactatatttattctttattatttttaattctatatgtattgtataaacTCTGTGTCCGGGTCATATAaacataacaataaaatatacactTATACTATTATTggttattatttcttaaatgcTACTGTAGCTTAGAAAATAGAGGAAATAATATTCaacataaattatgtatattactaatcttttttacaaataattttatcataaagtcTTTATATTCTTCATTCAGTCTTGTTTATAATT contains these protein-coding regions:
- the LOC105203465 gene encoding putative nuclease HARBI1, encoding MAAAWWIIFEEEEYQREENPENPVRIMRKILRDTQDPFDIPEKPFQKLYRLSREAAMRLCHDLLPHIPEGRRHTAIPRELKVFATLSFLASGSYQRRIGQDFLTCMCQASISAAIYVVVEALNQIMRHWIKFPQLHHELEHIKEQFWTHCGFPGAIGAVDGTHVAIWPPEKEREHLYINRKLYHSLNVLVVSDYYEKILSVNSGHGGRIRMMHAYGMLQLFRYI